From Diaminobutyricibacter sp. McL0608, one genomic window encodes:
- a CDS encoding Mrp/NBP35 family ATP-binding protein has translation MPPKPSSPVPDGDNGLADAVRTALSRVLDPEIRRPITELDMVGAVSVDASGTARVAIKLTIVGCPAADTIERDVRAATASVPGVTEVAVDVSVMTPAERAALTERLRGSRAARRPQFGPESLTQVYAVTSGKGGVGKSTVTANLAVALAQRGLAVGILDADVYGFSIPGILGLVDASGSAPRPTRVDDMILPPVAHDVKVISIGMFVDSPSAAVAWRGPMLHRTIQQFITDVYWGDLDVLLLDLPPGTGDVAITVGQLLSHADVVVVTTPQPAAADVAERSGTVARQTGQRVIGVIENMAGLAQPDGTILEVFGSGGGADVAARLSVGQTEPVPLLASIPLSVALRSAGDAGLPIVLSDPDDPAALAITRVAARLATRGRSLAGRRLGVTLS, from the coding sequence ATGCCGCCGAAGCCGAGCAGTCCGGTGCCTGACGGCGATAACGGACTCGCGGATGCGGTGCGCACAGCACTGTCGCGGGTGCTCGACCCGGAGATCCGCCGGCCCATCACTGAACTGGACATGGTCGGCGCCGTCTCCGTCGATGCTTCGGGTACAGCCCGTGTCGCGATCAAGCTGACGATCGTCGGATGCCCGGCCGCCGACACGATCGAACGCGACGTGCGTGCTGCAACGGCCTCCGTTCCCGGTGTGACGGAGGTCGCCGTGGACGTGTCGGTGATGACCCCGGCCGAACGTGCCGCCCTGACCGAACGGCTCCGCGGCTCCCGAGCCGCGCGGCGCCCCCAGTTCGGCCCGGAGTCACTCACCCAGGTGTATGCCGTGACGAGTGGCAAGGGCGGCGTCGGCAAATCGACGGTCACCGCGAACCTCGCCGTCGCGCTCGCCCAGCGCGGACTTGCCGTCGGCATCCTCGACGCCGATGTGTACGGGTTCTCGATCCCGGGCATCCTCGGGCTCGTCGACGCGTCCGGGTCAGCGCCGCGGCCCACGCGGGTCGACGACATGATCCTGCCGCCGGTGGCGCACGACGTGAAGGTCATCTCCATCGGGATGTTCGTCGACTCGCCGTCCGCGGCGGTCGCGTGGCGGGGGCCCATGCTCCATCGCACCATCCAGCAGTTCATCACCGACGTCTACTGGGGCGACCTCGACGTGCTGCTTCTCGACCTCCCGCCGGGAACCGGAGATGTCGCCATCACCGTCGGCCAGTTGCTCTCCCACGCCGACGTCGTCGTGGTGACCACACCCCAGCCCGCTGCGGCAGATGTCGCCGAGCGCAGCGGGACGGTGGCCCGCCAGACCGGCCAGCGGGTCATCGGAGTGATCGAGAACATGGCCGGGCTCGCCCAGCCCGACGGCACGATCCTCGAGGTCTTCGGCAGCGGCGGCGGCGCGGACGTCGCTGCGCGACTGTCGGTCGGGCAGACCGAACCCGTGCCGCTCCTCGCGTCCATCCCGCTGAGCGTCGCTCTGCGGTCCGCTGGTGACGCCGGCCTCCCGATCGTGCTGAGCGATCCCGACGATCCGGCCGCGCTGGCGATCACCCGGGTCGCGGCCCGGCTCGCAACGCGCGGGCGCTCCCTCGCCGGGCGCCGCCTGGGCGTGACGCTCAGCTGA
- a CDS encoding DUF1003 domain-containing protein, with amino-acid sequence MARVSRSDARLDAPKGLRTSVLPRRGVSDSDRFGRFTEWIARNMGTPWFIVGLTIFVIFWMAWNIFAPPALRFDSAALGFIALTLVLSLQASYAAPLILLAQNRQDDRDRVQIEQDRQRAERNLADTEYLAREVVALRLAVRDMATKDFIRAELRALLEDLDSRDAAEAEQSGA; translated from the coding sequence ATGGCACGAGTTAGCCGGTCGGATGCCCGTCTGGACGCCCCGAAAGGGCTGCGCACGTCGGTCCTCCCCCGCAGGGGCGTGAGCGACAGCGACCGGTTCGGTCGATTCACCGAGTGGATCGCCCGCAACATGGGTACGCCCTGGTTCATCGTCGGTCTGACGATCTTCGTCATCTTCTGGATGGCCTGGAACATCTTCGCGCCTCCCGCCCTGCGCTTCGACTCCGCAGCGCTCGGGTTCATCGCGCTGACGCTCGTGCTCTCGCTCCAGGCCTCGTACGCGGCCCCGCTCATCCTGCTCGCCCAGAACCGGCAGGACGACCGTGACCGGGTGCAGATCGAGCAGGACCGACAGCGCGCCGAGCGCAATCTCGCCGACACCGAGTACCTGGCGCGCGAGGTCGTCGCGCTCCGCCTCGCCGTACGGGACATGGCCACGAAGGACTTCATTCGCGCGGAGCTGCGCGCCCTCCTCGAAGACCTGGACAGCCGCGATGCCGCCGAAGCCGAGCAGTCCGGTGCCTGA
- a CDS encoding magnesium transporter MgtE N-terminal domain-containing protein, producing MSASRVFVARLAGCTVFDPAGDRVGKVRDVLVVYRKSDPPRVVGLIVEIPGKRRVFVSIGRVTSIGSGQIITTGLINVRRFEQRGGEVRVIAEMLGRRVVFADGSGEATIEDVAIQASGQGDWAIEQLFVRRPKSGSSPFGKGPTAFVAWSEVLEKASAGQAQSAEQLIATYSELKPADLANTLLDLPQQRMLEVAEELPDDRLADVLEEMPESEQVQILGQLNDDRAADVLDQMEPDDAADLIAQLSDERGEHLLELMQPEEAEDVRMLLTYAPDTAGGLMTTEPIIVSADATVAEGLALIRRHELAPALGAAVCVTLPPYEAPTGRFLGMVHFQRMLRYPPHVRLGTLLDPSLEPVTADTSAAEVSRILASYNLVSVPVVDENHRLVGVVTIDDILDFLLPDDWRSRDDEDDVLKRPAPSDSTGSIPIANGRRVGNGTS from the coding sequence GTGAGTGCCTCCAGAGTTTTCGTCGCCCGCCTCGCCGGGTGCACTGTCTTCGACCCCGCGGGCGACCGCGTGGGCAAGGTGCGCGACGTCCTGGTGGTCTATCGCAAGAGTGATCCGCCGCGCGTCGTCGGACTCATCGTCGAGATCCCCGGCAAGCGTAGGGTGTTCGTCTCGATCGGCCGCGTGACCAGCATCGGGAGCGGCCAGATCATCACGACCGGGCTGATCAACGTGCGCCGGTTCGAGCAGCGCGGCGGCGAGGTGCGGGTGATCGCCGAGATGCTCGGACGTCGCGTCGTCTTCGCCGACGGCTCGGGTGAGGCGACCATCGAAGACGTGGCCATCCAGGCTTCCGGCCAGGGTGACTGGGCGATCGAGCAGCTCTTCGTACGCCGCCCCAAGAGCGGCTCGTCGCCGTTCGGCAAGGGGCCGACCGCGTTCGTCGCGTGGTCCGAGGTGCTCGAGAAGGCGAGCGCCGGCCAGGCCCAGTCGGCCGAGCAGCTCATCGCCACCTATTCCGAGCTGAAACCGGCCGACCTCGCCAACACTCTGCTCGACCTTCCGCAGCAGCGGATGCTCGAGGTCGCAGAAGAGCTTCCGGACGACCGCCTGGCCGACGTCCTCGAGGAGATGCCGGAGAGCGAGCAGGTGCAGATCCTCGGCCAGCTCAACGACGATCGCGCGGCCGACGTGCTCGACCAGATGGAACCGGACGACGCCGCCGACCTGATCGCCCAGCTCTCCGACGAGCGCGGAGAGCACCTCCTCGAACTGATGCAGCCGGAGGAGGCCGAAGATGTGCGCATGCTCCTCACCTACGCGCCCGACACGGCCGGCGGACTGATGACCACCGAGCCCATCATCGTCTCGGCGGATGCCACGGTGGCAGAGGGACTCGCGCTCATCCGCCGCCACGAGCTAGCGCCCGCCCTCGGCGCCGCGGTGTGCGTGACCCTGCCTCCGTACGAGGCGCCGACCGGCCGATTCCTCGGGATGGTGCACTTCCAGCGGATGCTGCGCTACCCGCCGCACGTGCGCCTCGGCACCCTGCTCGACCCGAGCCTGGAGCCTGTCACAGCCGACACGTCGGCGGCCGAGGTCTCGCGCATCCTCGCCAGCTACAACCTGGTGTCGGTCCCGGTCGTGGACGAGAACCATCGCCTGGTCGGGGTGGTGACCATTGACGACATCCTCGACTTCCTGCTCCCCGACGACTGGCGAAGTCGCGACGACGAAGACGACGTGCTGAAACGCCCGGCGCCGTCGGACAGCACAGGAAGTATCCCCATCGCGAACGGAAGGAGGGTCGGAAATGGCACGAGTTAG
- a CDS encoding general stress protein, with protein MSTQSPFGGRGRVVFPTLPRGEVIATYETYPEAQQAVDVLARADFPVAKLSIVGSDLKSVERVTGKLSWGRVSIAGAASGAWFGIFIGLLLVIFNPATSYAFVIAAVLIGAGFGMLFGVVSYAVNRRRRDYTSVAQVIASSYSVLVDPDLVNRARNLIAGGVSSEPVAQPFPVAQHPSDPPPAAPVQPTPPGPPADGSPQHPSDPPPAPPTAG; from the coding sequence ATGAGCACTCAGAGCCCGTTCGGCGGCCGCGGCAGAGTCGTTTTCCCGACTCTGCCGCGCGGCGAGGTCATTGCGACCTACGAGACCTATCCCGAGGCGCAGCAGGCCGTCGACGTTCTCGCCAGGGCGGACTTCCCGGTCGCCAAGCTGTCGATCGTCGGCAGCGACCTGAAGAGCGTCGAACGGGTGACCGGCAAGCTGAGCTGGGGCCGCGTCTCGATCGCCGGAGCCGCATCCGGAGCATGGTTCGGCATCTTCATCGGGCTGCTCCTGGTGATCTTCAACCCGGCCACCAGTTACGCCTTCGTCATCGCGGCCGTGCTGATCGGCGCCGGCTTCGGGATGCTGTTCGGCGTCGTCTCCTATGCGGTGAATCGCCGGCGACGTGACTACACGTCCGTCGCCCAGGTCATCGCGTCGAGCTATTCCGTGCTCGTCGACCCAGACCTGGTCAACCGCGCGCGCAACCTGATCGCAGGAGGCGTGTCCTCTGAACCGGTTGCGCAGCCGTTCCCCGTCGCCCAGCATCCCTCGGACCCGCCGCCGGCGGCGCCTGTGCAGCCGACTCCGCCGGGACCGCCCGCCGACGGGAGCCCGCAGCATCCCTCGGACCCGCCGCCGGCGCCGCCGACTGCGGGTTAG
- a CDS encoding aminopeptidase P family protein, which yields MSSHTESSQQTATTEPKPRATSNRSTTPGSDGFKDYIGSGWADRPDVLPGAREQAAFAAERRARVSRLHPGKRIVIPAGRLKQRSNDTDFAFRAHSAFAHLTGWGSDSEPGSVLVLEPTADGHEATLYFRERAGRDSDEFYANPEIGEFWIGPRPSVAQVASDLALLTRGIADLDAVIEATDENTLIVREADPALTDQVDGLRLLNLDDRIADVEAHVGDDELARDLSELRLVKDSFEVGELRAAVDATARGFDDVIADLPRITAHHRGERLVEGVFNGRARADGNAVGYDTIAASGPHACILHWTRNDGPVVPGDLILLDAGVEVDSYYTADITRTLPISGRFTDTQRLVYEAVREAADAAFAIVRPGIRFREIHQTAMAVIARRTAEWGLLPVTAEEALQADNQHHRRYMVHGTSHHLGLDVHDCAQARRDLYLDGVLEAGMAFTIEPGLYFQPDDLTVPEHFRGIGVRIEDNILVTADGAENLSIAIPRTADDVEAWVQGGANRR from the coding sequence ATGTCGTCACACACCGAATCGTCCCAGCAGACCGCGACCACCGAGCCGAAGCCCCGCGCCACCTCCAATCGCTCGACGACGCCGGGCTCCGACGGATTCAAGGACTACATCGGCAGCGGCTGGGCCGATCGGCCCGACGTCCTCCCCGGCGCGCGCGAGCAGGCGGCGTTCGCTGCCGAGCGTCGCGCCCGTGTGTCGCGACTCCACCCGGGAAAGCGCATCGTCATCCCTGCCGGCCGCCTCAAGCAGCGTTCGAACGACACCGACTTCGCGTTCCGCGCACACTCGGCGTTCGCCCATCTCACGGGCTGGGGCTCGGATTCCGAGCCGGGAAGCGTTCTGGTGCTCGAGCCGACGGCCGACGGTCACGAAGCGACCCTCTACTTCCGCGAGCGCGCCGGACGCGATTCCGACGAGTTCTACGCGAACCCCGAGATCGGCGAGTTCTGGATCGGTCCGCGTCCGTCCGTCGCGCAGGTCGCGAGCGACCTCGCACTGCTCACGCGCGGAATCGCCGACCTCGACGCTGTCATCGAGGCGACCGACGAGAACACGCTCATCGTGCGCGAAGCCGATCCCGCCCTCACCGACCAGGTCGACGGTCTCCGGCTGCTCAACCTCGACGATCGCATCGCCGATGTCGAGGCCCATGTGGGCGACGACGAGCTGGCCCGCGACCTGTCCGAGCTCCGCCTGGTGAAGGACTCCTTCGAAGTCGGCGAACTGCGCGCGGCCGTCGATGCGACGGCACGCGGATTCGACGACGTGATCGCCGACCTCCCGCGTATCACCGCGCACCATCGCGGCGAGCGCCTGGTCGAGGGCGTCTTCAACGGGCGCGCCCGTGCAGACGGCAATGCGGTGGGCTACGACACGATCGCGGCGAGCGGACCGCACGCCTGCATCCTGCACTGGACCCGCAACGACGGCCCGGTCGTGCCGGGCGACCTCATCCTGCTCGACGCCGGCGTCGAGGTCGACAGCTACTACACCGCCGACATCACCCGCACTCTCCCGATCAGCGGACGCTTCACCGACACCCAGCGCCTCGTCTACGAGGCAGTGCGGGAGGCGGCGGATGCTGCGTTCGCGATCGTGCGCCCCGGCATCCGGTTCCGCGAGATCCACCAGACGGCGATGGCCGTGATCGCGCGGCGCACCGCGGAATGGGGACTCCTGCCCGTCACCGCTGAGGAGGCTCTCCAAGCCGACAACCAGCACCACCGTCGCTACATGGTGCACGGCACCAGCCATCACCTCGGCCTCGACGTGCACGACTGCGCCCAGGCGCGCCGCGACCTGTACCTCGACGGCGTGCTCGAGGCGGGCATGGCGTTCACGATCGAGCCCGGTCTCTACTTCCAGCCCGACGACCTGACCGTTCCGGAGCATTTCCGCGGGATCGGGGTACGCATCGAGGACAACATCCTCGTCACCGCCGACGGCGCGGAGAACCTGTCGATCGCGATCCCGCGCACGGCCGACGATGTCGAGGCCTGGGTGCAGGGCGGCGCGAACCGCCGGTAG
- a CDS encoding PHP domain-containing protein, with protein MGDERRFRGPIDLHTHSSVSDGTETPGELVRAAAAAGLGTVALTDHDSTAGWADAAAAVPEAGITLIPGMELSTRIEFASVHMLGYLFDPLDSALAAETERIRVGRLRRAEEMVRRISEDYDITWDDVVAQTTVGATVGRPHIADALVARGLAPDRSAAFAGILHWRAGYYQPHYAPDPLTGVRLIREAGGVPVIAHPGTRGRDRVIPRHRLALLVDAGLFGLEIDHRENTPDGRERLYELAKQFGLQITGSSDYHGSGKPNRFGENTTKPPVLDLIIEQATGAAPFYAS; from the coding sequence ATGGGTGATGAGCGACGCTTCCGTGGTCCCATCGACCTCCACACGCATTCGAGTGTCTCCGACGGAACGGAGACGCCGGGCGAGCTCGTGCGCGCTGCGGCCGCGGCGGGGCTCGGAACGGTCGCACTGACCGACCACGACTCCACGGCCGGATGGGCGGACGCGGCTGCCGCGGTCCCTGAAGCCGGGATCACTCTCATCCCCGGTATGGAGCTCAGTACGCGGATCGAATTCGCGAGCGTGCACATGCTCGGGTACCTGTTCGACCCGCTCGACTCCGCGCTCGCCGCCGAGACCGAGCGCATCCGGGTCGGACGCCTCCGCCGCGCCGAAGAGATGGTCCGGCGGATCTCCGAGGACTACGACATCACCTGGGACGACGTGGTTGCGCAGACCACTGTGGGCGCCACTGTCGGACGCCCCCACATCGCGGACGCCCTCGTCGCACGCGGACTCGCACCCGACCGCAGTGCTGCGTTCGCCGGGATCCTCCACTGGCGAGCGGGCTACTATCAGCCGCACTACGCTCCGGACCCGCTGACCGGCGTGCGTCTGATCCGCGAAGCCGGCGGAGTGCCCGTGATCGCGCATCCCGGCACCCGCGGGCGGGACAGGGTCATTCCGCGGCACCGACTGGCCCTTCTCGTGGACGCAGGCCTCTTCGGGCTCGAGATCGACCACCGCGAGAACACGCCGGACGGCCGGGAGAGACTGTACGAACTGGCGAAGCAGTTCGGGCTCCAGATCACGGGATCGAGCGACTACCACGGCTCCGGAAAACCCAACCGCTTCGGGGAGAACACCACCAAACCCCCGGTTCTCGACCTCATCATCGAACAAGCGACAGGCGCGGCGCCCTTCTACGCCTCCTGA
- a CDS encoding DEAD/DEAH box helicase, with protein MTFSDLNIDQDMVDALAAKGIIEPFPIQAQTIPLALDGQDIIGQAKTGTGKTFGFGLPIIQRLGLEPTPGVQALVVVPTRELCVQVFEDLSQAAENRSTQVVAIYGGKAYEGQIEQLKAGAQIVVGTPGRLLDLASQRLLNLGNVREMVLDEADKMLDLGFLADIEKLFAQTPATRHTMLFSATMPGPIVALARRFMTRPIHIRATDPDEGQIQANIKHLIYRAHALDKDEVVARILQAEGRGKTVVFTRTKRAAAKLVEELGDRGFNAAAVHGDLNQEQRERAMAAFKAGKKDILIATDVAARGIDVDDVTHVINHTIPEDEKTYLHRAGRTGRAGKTGIAVTFVDWDDLHKWALINRALEFGQPEPTETYSSSPHLYSDLDIPAGAKGRLKSTPAVKTESSGSSRPPRESQGTRTDDGAGRNRSRSRTRGGRPAAGAPSHDGSQAPTEHAASGTHDGGGAQHHDGNSSPRRRNRTRRRSGGAASATPAS; from the coding sequence GTGACTTTCTCCGATCTCAACATCGACCAGGACATGGTCGACGCACTGGCAGCGAAGGGGATCATCGAACCGTTCCCCATCCAGGCCCAGACCATCCCCCTCGCCCTGGACGGGCAGGACATCATCGGCCAGGCCAAGACAGGCACCGGCAAGACATTCGGATTCGGCCTCCCGATCATCCAGCGCCTCGGGCTCGAGCCGACACCCGGCGTCCAGGCTCTCGTCGTCGTCCCCACCCGCGAGCTCTGCGTCCAGGTCTTCGAAGACCTGTCGCAGGCGGCGGAGAACCGCTCGACCCAGGTCGTGGCGATCTACGGCGGCAAGGCCTACGAGGGCCAGATCGAGCAGCTCAAGGCCGGTGCGCAGATCGTCGTCGGCACGCCCGGCCGCCTTCTCGACCTTGCAAGCCAACGCCTGCTCAACCTCGGCAACGTGCGCGAGATGGTACTGGACGAGGCCGACAAGATGCTCGACCTCGGCTTCCTCGCCGACATCGAGAAGCTGTTCGCCCAGACGCCGGCCACCCGCCACACCATGCTGTTCTCAGCGACGATGCCGGGGCCGATCGTCGCCCTCGCCCGCCGTTTCATGACGCGACCCATCCACATCCGCGCCACCGACCCCGACGAGGGCCAGATCCAGGCGAACATCAAGCACCTCATCTACCGCGCCCACGCGCTCGACAAGGACGAAGTGGTCGCGCGCATCCTCCAGGCCGAGGGTCGCGGCAAGACGGTCGTCTTCACCCGCACCAAGCGCGCAGCCGCGAAGCTGGTCGAAGAGCTCGGCGACCGCGGCTTCAACGCGGCCGCCGTCCACGGTGATCTGAACCAGGAGCAGCGCGAGCGGGCGATGGCCGCCTTCAAGGCCGGCAAGAAGGACATCCTCATCGCCACCGACGTCGCTGCGCGCGGAATCGACGTGGACGACGTGACCCATGTCATCAACCACACCATCCCCGAAGATGAGAAGACCTACCTGCACCGCGCGGGACGCACCGGGCGCGCGGGCAAGACCGGCATCGCCGTGACCTTCGTCGACTGGGACGACCTGCACAAGTGGGCATTGATCAACCGTGCCCTGGAGTTCGGGCAGCCCGAGCCGACCGAGACGTACTCGTCGTCGCCGCACCTCTACTCCGACCTGGACATCCCGGCCGGAGCCAAGGGCCGACTGAAGTCGACGCCCGCGGTCAAGACCGAATCGTCCGGGTCGTCGCGCCCGCCCCGCGAATCGCAGGGAACGCGCACCGACGACGGCGCCGGCCGGAACCGATCGCGTTCGCGCACCCGTGGTGGTCGCCCGGCTGCCGGCGCTCCGTCGCACGACGGCAGCCAGGCACCGACGGAGCACGCGGCCTCGGGGACCCACGACGGCGGCGGCGCCCAGCACCACGACGGCAACAGCTCACCGCGTCGCCGTAACCGCACGCGTCGTCGCAGCGGAGGAGCAGCCTCGGCGACACCCGCGAGCTAG
- a CDS encoding ferritin-like fold-containing protein — protein MSTWYSRRRPLVELPRLKPRPEKPPATRVDLHEIAPELLPFLGQAAYLQLEAFQTLSRVVGEVPDLEAKESIGKAAGFALAKHQGLVAEIRRRGDDPSYAMQPFADAIDGFSVITTGADWQETLLGAHLTAGLLDDFFIRLSAGLPGDFGPRAAQLLGLDSGQDQVVRILRAEIAADPRLASRLAMWGRRLVGDTLLVARSALHLSGNARTDDEQTEPIFTELIAAHTRRMDALGLTA, from the coding sequence GTGTCAACCTGGTACTCGCGCCGCCGTCCATTGGTCGAGCTTCCTCGTCTCAAGCCGCGGCCGGAGAAGCCGCCCGCGACGCGTGTGGACCTGCACGAGATCGCACCGGAGCTCCTGCCTTTTCTGGGCCAGGCCGCCTACCTGCAGCTCGAGGCGTTCCAGACCCTTTCGCGCGTGGTGGGCGAGGTACCGGATCTCGAAGCCAAGGAGAGCATCGGCAAGGCGGCGGGTTTCGCGCTGGCGAAGCACCAGGGCCTGGTCGCCGAGATCCGGCGACGCGGCGACGACCCCTCCTACGCGATGCAGCCGTTCGCCGATGCGATCGACGGGTTCAGCGTGATCACGACCGGGGCCGACTGGCAGGAGACCCTGCTCGGCGCGCACCTGACGGCCGGGCTCCTGGACGACTTCTTCATCCGCCTGTCCGCCGGCCTGCCCGGCGACTTCGGGCCGAGGGCCGCCCAGCTGCTGGGCCTCGACTCCGGACAGGACCAGGTCGTGCGGATTCTGCGGGCCGAGATCGCGGCCGACCCACGGCTCGCATCACGGCTGGCGATGTGGGGGAGGCGGCTCGTCGGAGACACGCTTCTGGTCGCGCGATCGGCCCTCCACCTGTCGGGCAACGCGCGCACCGACGACGAGCAGACCGAGCCCATCTTCACCGAACTGATCGCCGCGCACACCCGGCGGATGGATGCGCTGGGACTCACGGCCTGA
- a CDS encoding DUF3107 domain-containing protein, with amino-acid sequence MDIRIGILNAPRELSFESTHTADEIAEQVSAALTSGTGFLRLTDDKGKVYLIPTTGIAYVEVGTEESRRIGFVG; translated from the coding sequence GTGGACATCCGCATCGGAATCCTCAACGCTCCTCGCGAACTCAGCTTCGAGTCGACGCACACCGCTGACGAGATCGCAGAGCAGGTCTCGGCTGCGCTGACCAGCGGCACCGGCTTCCTGCGGCTCACCGACGACAAGGGCAAGGTCTACCTGATTCCGACGACGGGCATCGCCTATGTCGAGGTCGGCACCGAAGAGTCGCGCCGTATCGGATTCGTGGGCTGA